CAGACAAAGTGAGAACACCCTTTTAGAACAGTGTTTTTGAATCTTAGAAACATTTTGACTAAAAAGCTCAGTTTCAATACCCTTGCAAGGGGTGAGTACattaattattgaaaacaagcacttaaataattctaaacctttttgaaaaataaatgtatatagaaatatatctttctgagaaaaaaaatacagagacGTGTTAGTTtagttaattacttaatcattaaGTTAAATATATCCCACATGTTGGAAAATTACAATATACATTTCATTACCGTAGTTTACTATATACACcttttttgctaatatttatcAAGGGAGCTTATAATTGTAGGTAACAGTGTTTGGTTCATCTCCACTTTGTGTCCCAGTCAGTGGACGCTGTCCTCAACTACCATTTATCAGGGAGAGATAATGGGAAATCAAGTTCAAATCTAGAAACAATTGCTCAATTGTACAAGAGGGATCTCAGAAAACATCAAATCCAAAAAGGTTACAAAAAGTGTGTTTAATGGCAGAAAGATTAttttattacacacacaacactgtccTAAATACAAGGTCTTATTAGACACACCTTAAAACTACAACCTTGTGTATATGGAATACACATCCTTTATACAAGATATAATTTAATCTAActaataaatattacattttaaaaccatcaattattgtaataattattcCCAATAACCTCCACTCTTCACTGTTAATGTCCTTACTATACCACCCAAACTGTCCCCAGGTCAGCCCAAATTTCCCAGTATTTTATCATGTTATTGTTTCCTTTCGCAACTTATTCttattcaacacatttttttaaaagtcACCATTAAGACTAGGGTGTCATTCTAAATAAACCCTTATGTAACACATTAACATACAATATCACCAGCAATAAATCATATTACATCCCTCCATTATACCAGTGTCTGTACAAAAACCAAATTGTATTGTATATGCTGACACTGCcagcaaaataaatatgtatccTGGGAGGATGACAAGGCTACCCTTTTCTATTTAGGGATTTCACCTCAGTCAGTTGGTTGCGTCGTTTCCATGGTCACCAACATTCCACAAATGCTGTAGTCAAAGGGATGACCAGACATTGAACTAGTGATCTTAAATGGGCTAATTACAGTTTTAGTCAAAAACACTGGCTCTCATCATATTGTAATATTATAAGTGTACTTTGAATGGATGGCATTAGAATTATGATGAAAGGTTTAGCTACTATTTGCATTAGTAATAAACTTTAGACCAAATCTTCATCAGCTCCCATTGAGGATGCAGTGAGCAGAATGCTCATTTGGACTCTAgcccaaaaacaaacattcaaaacagTAATTTGCGATCAAACGTGTCACCCCTGAATATAACAGGGGTCTTGACATGGAAATGAGACAGGCTTCTCTGGTGTCTTTACACAAGGTGTTTTAGGCTCTCTTAATGTCAATTTTCTCCCATAGTGAGAACAgtggtttattttttactgtgcGTTTGCTCATGTTTTTTCAGGCTACCCGAATTGGTAAATGTCTTTTCACACTGGGAGCAGTGGTAaggcttttctcctgtgtgtgtcctctcGTGTGTTTTCAGGTACCCGGATGCAGCAAAACCCTTTCCACAGTGAGAGCAATTGTAaggcttttctcctgtgtgcACTCGCTCATGTTTTTTCAGGCATCCTGATTCTGCGAAACCCTTTCCACAGTGAGAGCATttgtaaggcttctctcctgtgtgtgtcctttcATGCCTTTTCAGCTGTCCTGCCTGGGAAAAACTCTTTCCACAATGGGTGCAATGAaagggtttctctcctgtgtgtataATTTCATGCTTTTTAAGGGTCCCTAAACTGACAAATCTCTTTCCGCATTGAGAACAGTTGTAGCActtttctcctgtgtgtagTCGCTCATGAACTTTCATAGTCTGTAAACAGTGAAAACCTTTTCCACACTGAGAGCAGCGAAAAGGCTTTTCGCCTGTGTGTAGTCGCTCATGAACTTTAAGGGTCTGTAAACAGCTAAAACCTTTTCCACATTGAGCGCAGTGAAACggtttttctcctgtgtgtattCTCTCATGTGATTTCAGGTTCCTTAAACACATAAAATCCTTTCCACACTGGGTGCAATGGAAAGGTTTTTTTCCTGTGTGGATTATCTCATGCCTTTTTAGTGACCCCAACTCTTTAAAGCTCTTCCCACACTGAGAGCATTCAAAGGGCTTCTCTTCTAGGTGTGTTGTCTGATGTCTTTTCAGATGGGCTGACTGGGTAAAACTCTTTCCACACTGGGAACATTCAAAGGGTttctcatctgtgtgtgtcctctcaTGAATTTTCAGATGTGATGACAGAAGAAATCTCTTTCCGCACTGGGAGCATTGGTGAGGCTTTTCTCCAGAGTGTCGTTTCTCGTGACCTTTCAAACGCGATGAATTGATAAACCTTTTCCCACAATGAGAACAGGGAAACGGCTTTTCTCCTGTATGTATACTCTCATGTAATTTCAGATTTCTTGAACAGGTAAAATCATTTCCACACTGGAAGCAATGGAACGTTTTTTTTGCTGTATGTATTCCCTCATGCCTTCTTAGAAATCCAATCTCTGCAAATCTCTTTCCACACTTGGAGCATTCAAAaagcttctctcctgtgtgtgtcttctcaTGCTTCTTCAGTAGCGAAAGCAGCACAAATCTCTTTCCACACTCTGAACATTGGTGATGCTTCTCTCCAGAGTGTAGTATCTCATGTGACGTATCTGGGTTTGGTCGCCCTGACGGACTCCTCCCACATTCAGATTGAGAGTCTGGTGTTTCTCCTGCCAAAGACATACAGAGAATTTAATGAACTATTAAGCAGAGACCTACATAATATCTGCACATGATAAAACTGCCTTCCCTGGTCTATCCAGAATAGATTCCTCaatcacttaaaaaaataaaatcatgtcATTCAGATGAGCTGTAGAGGGATTTTAACCAAGAATATACTAGGAGTTTTATTTGGGAAGAAAGAAACAAATTGAAAGAACACAATGTATGAACATAAAAACGTATCTGACCATGCAGGTATGATAGAAAACATTCTCAGtttcagcaacaacctgggaacaATCTGAGTTACCTGCCCTGCTCAAGCATGCAGTGGCCTTAGCTTGTTTCACTGAACTGTAGCATAATGTGCTAGACATGATGCACCTAAATTAAGCACCAATGTTTCAGAAACCAGTTTGTAGTAAATACAAATTTGACGGAATAACGAATAACCATTATGAGCGACCAGCACAGAAGATGGACCTACTGTCAACAAGGCACATCAACATCTCTATTTATAGAATACAACTGAAGGAACTTtaaacaataaacagtatttattaaaataatgtacagaACATCAGCCATTTGTGTTGCCTGTTCTTGTTGCAGTTTGGATAAAATTACTAGTCTGACAAAGAATGTTTGCAGTAGCTGCAAGCA
Above is a window of Esox lucius isolate fEsoLuc1 chromosome 9, fEsoLuc1.pri, whole genome shotgun sequence DNA encoding:
- the LOC105006310 gene encoding gastrula zinc finger protein XlCGF26.1-like translates to MSSVSYSPPAEEEVCWTNKQGLWLNIVVKDENKEEDITVKQEEKEDVTVKIEEGAFEVKEEKEDILYDSAFGLKEEGEITLTLKEEQQEEIENRITTRETPDSQSECGRSPSGRPNPDTSHEILHSGEKHHQCSECGKRFVLLSLLKKHEKTHTGEKLFECSKCGKRFAEIGFLRRHEGIHTAKKTFHCFQCGNDFTCSRNLKLHESIHTGEKPFPCSHCGKRFINSSRLKGHEKRHSGEKPHQCSQCGKRFLLSSHLKIHERTHTDEKPFECSQCGKSFTQSAHLKRHQTTHLEEKPFECSQCGKSFKELGSLKRHEIIHTGKKPFHCTQCGKDFMCLRNLKSHERIHTGEKPFHCAQCGKGFSCLQTLKVHERLHTGEKPFRCSQCGKGFHCLQTMKVHERLHTGEKCYNCSQCGKRFVSLGTLKKHEIIHTGEKPFHCTHCGKSFSQAGQLKRHERTHTGEKPYKCSHCGKGFAESGCLKKHERVHTGEKPYNCSHCGKGFAASGYLKTHERTHTGEKPYHCSQCEKTFTNSGSLKKHEQTHSKK